Proteins encoded by one window of Candidatus Binatia bacterium:
- a CDS encoding type II secretion system F family protein produces the protein MFLISTILLAFALAVGTLAIYQVFVRDRDPVAVRLRDLRARALASRPNLDPDAPSPIAGLLATLGGFLPSGDSNEALQSGLVRAGIRDPKASLVFLGAKVVGAAVFGLGWIAVNFAMARPVGSIVLSGGIAAAVGFYLPTIWLYMKGSARQTAIQTALPDALDLLVVCVEAGLGLNAAIERVGREITLASPALSDELLVVGQEIRTGLTRSDALRRLARRTGVDDLYALTAMLIQADKLGTSIAQSLRAHAESMRTKRRQRAEQTARKAGIKLAFPLVFLIFPALLIVILGPAAIQLAQAIAAQNASH, from the coding sequence ATGTTCCTGATCTCGACGATCCTGCTCGCTTTCGCCCTGGCCGTCGGCACGCTTGCGATCTACCAGGTATTCGTCCGCGACCGCGACCCGGTCGCCGTCCGCCTGCGCGACCTCCGCGCTCGCGCGCTGGCGTCGCGTCCCAATCTCGATCCCGATGCGCCCTCGCCCATCGCCGGCCTCCTGGCGACGCTGGGCGGCTTCCTCCCGTCGGGCGACAGCAACGAGGCGCTCCAGTCGGGCCTGGTGCGCGCCGGCATCCGCGATCCCAAGGCCAGTCTCGTCTTCCTGGGCGCCAAGGTCGTCGGCGCCGCGGTCTTCGGTCTGGGCTGGATCGCCGTCAACTTCGCGATGGCGCGCCCGGTCGGCTCGATCGTGCTCTCCGGCGGCATCGCGGCGGCGGTCGGCTTCTACCTGCCGACGATCTGGCTCTACATGAAGGGGTCTGCCCGGCAGACCGCGATCCAGACCGCGCTGCCCGACGCCCTCGACCTCCTGGTCGTCTGCGTGGAGGCGGGGCTGGGCCTGAACGCCGCGATCGAGCGCGTGGGCCGCGAGATCACGCTGGCGAGTCCGGCGCTGAGCGACGAGCTGCTCGTGGTGGGGCAGGAGATTCGGACCGGTCTCACGCGCTCCGACGCGCTGCGGCGCCTCGCGCGCCGCACCGGCGTGGACGATCTCTATGCCCTCACCGCCATGCTGATCCAGGCGGACAAGCTCGGAACGAGTATCGCCCAGTCGCTGCGCGCGCACGCCGAGTCGATGCGGACCAAGCGCCGCCAGCGTGCCGAGCAGACCGCGCGCAAGGCGGGCATCAAGCTCGCGTTCCCGCTCGTGTTCCTGATCTTTCCGGCGCTCTTGATCGTGATTCTCGGCCCGGCCGCGATACAGCTTGCGCAGGCCATCGCCGCTCAAAACGCATCGCACTGA
- a CDS encoding type II secretion system F family protein → MIYLFVAVLLFGATAAVVVAMNLRKQEQGTRSLRDRIGAQDPRARLRASGGAALAIERDTRMSSMPFLDRFLRKMTVARGLELLLYQAGSSMRVGMFLLIMAAGAMIAYLVGYVVFARLLHALVFMVVGGVAPLLILHHKKSVRMKAFSEEFPDALDLLVSALRAGISFSSAMQIVADESPEPIRSEFAIVVEEQALGLEMREALTNMANRVDSLDLKFFVTAVVLQRDTGGNLTEVLDNTSRLIRDRFRILGDIQTFTAQGRLTGAILTCLPLGLAIFMVIVAPEYFHKMWDLPSGRAVLGFGALMQLLGSLAIRQIVNIKV, encoded by the coding sequence ATGATCTATCTGTTCGTAGCGGTTCTCCTCTTCGGGGCCACCGCGGCCGTGGTCGTCGCCATGAACCTGCGCAAGCAGGAGCAGGGCACGCGCAGCCTGCGGGACCGCATCGGCGCCCAGGATCCCCGAGCGCGGTTGCGCGCGTCGGGCGGCGCGGCGCTCGCGATCGAGCGGGACACCCGCATGAGCTCGATGCCGTTCCTGGACCGGTTCCTCCGCAAGATGACCGTGGCCCGCGGCCTGGAGCTGCTGCTCTACCAGGCGGGCTCGTCGATGCGGGTCGGCATGTTCCTCCTGATCATGGCGGCCGGCGCCATGATCGCGTACCTCGTCGGGTACGTCGTGTTCGCCCGGCTCCTCCACGCGCTGGTCTTCATGGTGGTGGGCGGCGTCGCTCCTCTTCTGATCCTTCATCACAAGAAGAGCGTTCGCATGAAAGCGTTCTCCGAAGAGTTTCCGGACGCGCTCGACCTCCTGGTAAGCGCCCTGCGCGCGGGCATCTCGTTCTCCTCGGCCATGCAGATCGTGGCCGACGAGTCGCCGGAACCGATCCGGTCCGAGTTTGCCATCGTCGTGGAGGAGCAGGCATTGGGTCTCGAAATGCGCGAGGCCCTGACGAACATGGCGAACCGCGTGGACTCCCTCGATCTCAAGTTCTTCGTGACGGCGGTGGTGCTCCAGCGGGACACGGGCGGCAACCTGACCGAGGTTCTGGACAACACGAGCCGCCTGATCCGCGACCGCTTCCGGATTCTGGGCGACATCCAGACGTTCACGGCGCAGGGGCGTCTGACCGGCGCCATCCTCACCTGCCTGCCGCTCGGGCTCGCCATCTTCATGGTGATCGTGGCGCCCGAGTACTTCCACAAGATGTGGGACCTTCCGAGCGGTCGGGCGGTGCTCGGATTCGGCGCGCTCATGCAGCTCCTTGGATCACTCGCGATCCGTCAAATCGTCAACATCAAGGTGTGA
- a CDS encoding CpaF family protein, producing MSLRERFRRAPAATATSSSAPILEPSEPGAQARNGQNGHQQLDEYQELKRRLHRELIGKLNMANLEGMDENRRREQVESVARRLLGESDLRLGRSDEERLVQELLHDTFDLGPITPFILDEEISDILVNTHRQVYVERLGKLELTDVQFRDDAHLRQIIDRIISRVGRRIDESSPLVDARLPDGSRVNAIIPPSALDGPILSIRRFRRRALSIDNLLELGSMTETMAVLLQGVIRARINALITGGTGSGKTTLLNILSRSIPDGERIVTIEDSAELQLQQPHVVRLETRPPNLEGKGTITQRDLVRNALRMRPDRIVVGEVRGDEVLDMLQAMNTGHDGSLTTLHSNGPRDALHRMENLVLMAGHSLPDKAIREQIASALDCVIHVSRLPDGTRKILSVQEIVGMEGPVVTMQEIFRFVRTGTKADGRIEGRFEATGVVPHFAERVELAGTDLGGLFDRGVVK from the coding sequence ATGAGCTTACGAGAACGCTTCCGGCGCGCGCCGGCCGCCACCGCGACGTCGTCGTCCGCGCCGATCCTCGAACCGTCGGAGCCCGGGGCGCAGGCGCGCAACGGCCAGAACGGCCATCAGCAGCTGGACGAGTACCAGGAGCTGAAGCGCCGCCTCCATCGCGAGCTGATCGGCAAGCTGAACATGGCCAATCTCGAGGGGATGGACGAGAACCGCCGCCGCGAGCAGGTGGAATCGGTGGCGCGCCGCCTCCTGGGCGAGTCGGACCTCCGGCTGGGCCGCTCCGACGAGGAGCGCCTGGTCCAGGAGCTCCTGCACGACACCTTCGATCTCGGGCCGATCACGCCCTTCATCCTGGACGAGGAGATTTCCGACATCCTGGTCAACACGCACCGCCAGGTCTACGTCGAGCGGCTCGGCAAGCTGGAGCTGACCGACGTGCAGTTCCGGGACGACGCGCATCTTCGCCAGATCATCGACCGCATCATCTCGCGAGTGGGCCGCCGCATCGACGAATCGAGCCCGCTCGTGGACGCGCGCCTGCCGGACGGCTCGCGCGTGAACGCGATCATCCCCCCCTCGGCGCTGGACGGGCCGATCCTCTCGATCCGCCGCTTCCGCCGCCGGGCGCTCTCCATCGACAACCTGCTCGAGCTGGGCTCGATGACCGAGACCATGGCCGTCCTGCTCCAGGGCGTGATCCGCGCGCGCATCAACGCGCTGATCACGGGGGGCACCGGCTCGGGCAAGACGACGCTCCTGAACATCCTCTCGCGGTCGATCCCCGACGGCGAGCGCATCGTGACCATCGAGGACTCGGCGGAGCTCCAGCTCCAGCAGCCGCACGTCGTGCGCCTGGAAACCCGGCCGCCGAACCTGGAAGGGAAGGGAACGATTACCCAGCGTGACCTGGTCCGGAACGCGCTGCGCATGCGCCCCGACCGGATCGTCGTCGGCGAGGTGCGCGGCGACGAAGTGCTCGACATGCTCCAGGCCATGAACACCGGCCACGACGGGTCGCTGACGACGCTGCACTCCAACGGCCCGCGGGACGCCCTGCACCGCATGGAGAACCTGGTCCTCATGGCCGGGCACTCGCTGCCCGACAAGGCCATCCGGGAGCAGATCGCGTCGGCGCTCGATTGCGTGATCCACGTGTCGCGCCTCCCGGACGGGACGCGCAAGATCCTCAGCGTGCAGGAGATCGTCGGCATGGAAGGACCCGTGGTGACGATGCAGGAGATCTTCCGGTTCGTCCGCACCGGGACCAAGGCGGACGGGAGGATTGAGGGACGTTTCGAGGCCACCGGCGTCGTGCCGCACTTCGCGGAGCGGGTCGAGCTGGCCGGGACGGACCTCGGCGGGCTCTTCGACCGGGGGGTGGTGAAATGA
- a CDS encoding P-loop NTPase, with translation MRFEDSNNSGDPDRRPDETNGHANGNGGGHASERLVPADYNPGVVTVLLILEDDGQQRTTRAALHGLPGVEIVGERTELRSGLLLARQKAPRVVLLDLPDDYEEALTAAGHFKMDAPDTALFLLSNSLDPQLLLRAIRAGAQEVLKKPLDRALLQEAVERVSRSGAARSASGTRARSIVTLFTIKGGVGSSTVAANLAVALKANMGVETALADFDAQTGSSAHLLGLRAERSMSDLLRAPRIDSATLRMNLLPHSSGVNVLAQPEDLTNLEPITPAQAGAVLDALAATHDVVVVDAPHTFDEVSLEILDRSTTILVVGELSIPAIRAARRAMELLDRLHFTNVPDRVRLIVNRSTGTRGLITLDQLAEAMQMQPYHTITNDYRRVFASVNAGRALCQEDPESPAAKDIIALAAKLSGKQAPAPQAEESIRRGLFGKKVLR, from the coding sequence ATGCGTTTCGAAGATTCCAACAACAGCGGCGACCCCGACCGTCGTCCGGACGAGACGAACGGGCACGCCAATGGGAACGGCGGCGGGCACGCGTCCGAGCGCCTGGTCCCGGCCGACTACAACCCGGGCGTCGTGACCGTGCTCCTCATCCTCGAGGACGACGGCCAGCAGCGCACGACCCGGGCCGCGCTGCACGGACTCCCGGGCGTCGAGATCGTCGGCGAGCGGACGGAGCTTCGCAGCGGGCTCCTGCTCGCGCGCCAGAAGGCGCCGCGGGTGGTGCTGCTCGATCTTCCGGACGACTATGAGGAAGCGCTGACCGCGGCGGGGCACTTCAAGATGGATGCGCCCGACACCGCGCTCTTCCTTCTCTCCAATTCCCTGGATCCCCAGCTCCTCCTGAGGGCCATCCGCGCGGGGGCGCAGGAAGTCTTGAAGAAACCCCTCGACCGGGCGCTCCTTCAGGAAGCGGTCGAGCGTGTCTCGCGAAGCGGCGCCGCCCGCTCCGCATCGGGTACCCGAGCGCGCTCGATCGTAACTCTCTTCACCATCAAAGGCGGCGTCGGGAGCTCCACGGTCGCGGCCAACCTGGCCGTGGCGCTCAAAGCCAACATGGGCGTCGAGACCGCGCTCGCGGACTTCGACGCGCAGACGGGAAGCTCGGCCCACCTGCTGGGCCTGCGGGCCGAGCGGTCGATGTCCGATCTGCTCCGGGCGCCGCGCATCGATTCCGCGACGCTCCGGATGAATCTCCTGCCGCATTCGAGCGGCGTGAACGTCCTGGCGCAGCCCGAGGATCTCACCAACCTCGAGCCGATCACGCCGGCGCAGGCCGGCGCCGTCCTGGACGCGCTGGCCGCTACGCATGACGTTGTCGTCGTGGACGCGCCGCACACCTTCGACGAGGTCTCGCTCGAGATCCTCGACAGGAGCACGACGATCCTGGTGGTCGGGGAGCTTTCGATCCCGGCGATCCGCGCCGCGCGCCGCGCGATGGAGCTGCTCGACCGACTTCACTTCACGAACGTTCCCGACCGGGTGCGCCTGATCGTCAACCGCTCCACCGGCACCCGGGGCTTGATCACGCTGGACCAGCTGGCCGAGGCGATGCAGATGCAGCCCTACCACACGATCACGAACGACTACCGGCGCGTGTTCGCCTCGGTGAACGCGGGGCGGGCCCTCTGCCAGGAGGACCCGGAATCGCCGGCCGCCAAGGACATCATCGCCCTCGCCGCCAAACTCTCGGGGAAGCAGGCGCCGGCCCCGCAGGCGGAGGAAAGCATTCGGCGCGGTCTCTTCGGAAAGAAGGTGCTTCGATGA
- a CDS encoding pilus assembly protein TadG-related protein → MSLSTRNRRRGEEGMALLYVAVFLLVSLWFVSLAIDVGKLMAAKTELQAAADAAALAGASAIDPLTAQLNVANSKARAAATAAANHAYQNVKTSVVINPDTDVEFPGVRKVKVSVYRDADHGNSVMLHFAQTLGLRFMNVRANATAEVGPLTDVCEGLAPFAPEKPSYGDFSKSCDSTYTLTMPVGASQQGNFQFLDFDNCVENDSTATNKGGAAELAYYILNGYDCCFHIGDMTESATKPGLNLGPIRDALQERFDRDTDKREGICYQQYTGNQSRVFLTPIVATFSVNGKKMVKVLKFAAFFMQYRPPNDLNKNGFKGQFIDYIAVGTVDSEIPPDSTAVYGVHLIE, encoded by the coding sequence ATGAGCCTGTCGACGCGCAACCGCCGCCGCGGCGAGGAGGGCATGGCCCTCCTGTACGTCGCCGTCTTCCTCCTCGTGTCGCTATGGTTCGTCTCCCTGGCGATCGACGTGGGGAAGCTCATGGCGGCCAAGACCGAGCTGCAGGCCGCCGCGGATGCCGCGGCGCTTGCCGGCGCCTCAGCGATCGACCCCCTGACCGCCCAGCTCAATGTCGCGAACTCCAAGGCCCGCGCGGCCGCCACGGCTGCAGCCAATCACGCCTACCAGAACGTGAAAACGTCGGTCGTCATCAACCCGGACACCGACGTGGAGTTCCCGGGGGTTCGCAAGGTCAAGGTCAGCGTCTATCGCGACGCCGACCACGGCAACTCGGTGATGCTCCACTTCGCGCAGACGCTCGGGTTGCGTTTCATGAACGTCCGGGCCAACGCGACCGCTGAGGTCGGACCGCTGACCGACGTCTGCGAGGGGCTTGCGCCCTTCGCGCCGGAGAAGCCTTCGTACGGCGACTTCTCCAAGAGCTGCGACAGCACCTACACGCTGACGATGCCGGTCGGCGCGTCGCAGCAGGGCAATTTCCAGTTCCTGGACTTCGACAACTGCGTGGAGAACGACAGCACGGCAACCAACAAGGGGGGCGCGGCGGAGCTGGCCTACTACATCCTGAACGGCTACGACTGCTGCTTCCACATCGGCGACATGACCGAGAGCGCCACCAAGCCCGGCTTGAACCTGGGCCCGATCCGCGACGCGCTGCAGGAGCGATTCGACCGCGACACGGACAAGCGCGAGGGGATCTGCTACCAGCAGTACACCGGCAACCAGAGCCGCGTGTTCCTCACGCCGATCGTGGCGACGTTCAGTGTGAACGGCAAGAAGATGGTGAAGGTGCTCAAGTTCGCGGCTTTCTTCATGCAGTACCGGCCGCCCAACGACCTGAACAAGAACGGCTTCAAGGGGCAGTTCATCGACTACATCGCCGTCGGCACGGTGGACTCCGAAATCCCGCCGGACAGCACGGCCGTGTACGGCGTCCATCTGATCGAATAG
- a CDS encoding pilus assembly protein N-terminal domain-containing protein translates to MVRTMLGNVERGVRRAALALGILGLAWIAMPAAPALAGKAEPLEVGAGKSLVIEMPNEVSTVSIADSKVADAAVGSERSVVLNGKAPGHTSLVVWEENGHFTLYDVTVSDQSSKPQVLLETRISEVNLQKMKEMGFDWTAMLHDAKRLNGTITGGLFVTKVETPYNPPLIGPETDGFATWRRGDGNANFLTTFRMLEENGAVKTLASPNLVATSGDSASFLAGGEFPVPIANSSSVNGTTVTIEWKEYGIKLACIPTVLDGGRIRLYVAPEVSAPDYSHSVLLNGYVVPGVSTRRVGTTVEMNSGDVLVIGGVKHSEQHKTVKKFPILGDIPVLNLLFKYKKTELIERDLMIAVTPSLVTDLAHEFPKLPTDEPDHDAPANHPTPETK, encoded by the coding sequence ATGGTTCGCACGATGCTCGGTAACGTGGAACGCGGCGTCCGCCGCGCGGCGCTGGCCCTGGGGATCCTGGGCCTCGCATGGATCGCAATGCCGGCTGCGCCGGCGCTGGCCGGGAAGGCCGAGCCGCTCGAGGTGGGAGCGGGCAAGTCCCTCGTCATCGAGATGCCGAACGAAGTGAGCACGGTCTCGATCGCCGACTCCAAGGTGGCCGACGCGGCCGTCGGCTCCGAGCGGTCGGTCGTGCTGAACGGCAAGGCTCCCGGGCATACCTCGCTGGTCGTGTGGGAAGAGAACGGTCACTTCACGCTCTACGACGTGACGGTGAGCGACCAGTCCTCGAAGCCGCAGGTCCTCCTGGAGACGCGGATCTCCGAGGTAAATCTGCAGAAGATGAAGGAGATGGGCTTCGACTGGACCGCCATGCTGCACGATGCCAAGCGACTCAACGGAACCATCACCGGCGGTCTCTTCGTCACCAAGGTCGAGACTCCCTATAACCCGCCCCTGATCGGTCCGGAGACGGATGGGTTCGCGACCTGGCGGCGTGGCGACGGCAACGCCAATTTCCTGACGACCTTCCGGATGCTGGAAGAGAACGGCGCGGTCAAGACCCTGGCCAGCCCGAACCTGGTCGCGACCAGCGGCGACAGCGCCTCGTTCCTGGCCGGCGGCGAATTCCCCGTTCCGATCGCGAACAGCTCCTCCGTGAACGGGACGACGGTGACGATCGAGTGGAAGGAATATGGGATCAAGCTCGCGTGCATTCCCACCGTCCTGGACGGCGGCCGGATCCGGCTCTACGTGGCGCCCGAGGTCAGCGCTCCGGACTACTCCCACTCGGTGCTGCTGAACGGGTACGTGGTGCCGGGCGTGTCCACGCGACGCGTCGGAACCACGGTCGAGATGAACAGCGGCGACGTGCTGGTCATCGGCGGCGTGAAGCACAGCGAACAGCACAAGACCGTGAAGAAGTTCCCGATCCTGGGCGATATCCCGGTCCTGAACCTGCTCTTCAAGTACAAGAAGACCGAGCTGATCGAGCGCGACCTGATGATCGCCGTGACGCCGTCCCTGGTCACCGATCTCGCTCACGAATTCCCGAAGCTCCCGACCGACGAGCCGGACCATGACGCGCCGGCCAACCACCCGACTCCGGAGACCAAGTAA
- the cpaB gene encoding Flp pilus assembly protein CpaB: MSRSRSVLALALVLGALAALAGYAGLKATAQKVAQNTSKHFVPVVITATDLTFGAKLDRAQLRVVRYPKESVPAGAFSDPDSVVGQTTKIFLAAREPITVTKLSSRGGGLSMLVRPGLRATSLEVNQVSGVSGFVLPGDRVDVLCTVDGRGADQEAQTKTILQNAEVLASGQKTTQQDNKPITVQAVTILVDPAGAERLALGLHEGKIHLVLRNPEDADTMRVAGLSTGEMLDGRPGPKLAKAVKHSLNKTGTAVAAATVPHMPATRPVKPTVRIIREAKVTELPALRDSVR; this comes from the coding sequence ATGTCCCGATCCAGATCCGTACTCGCGTTGGCCCTCGTGCTCGGCGCTCTCGCCGCGTTGGCCGGCTATGCCGGTCTCAAGGCGACGGCGCAGAAGGTCGCGCAGAACACGTCCAAACACTTCGTCCCGGTCGTGATCACCGCGACCGACCTGACGTTCGGGGCGAAGCTGGACCGGGCGCAGCTCCGCGTCGTGCGCTATCCCAAGGAAAGCGTTCCGGCGGGCGCGTTCTCCGACCCCGATTCGGTCGTGGGGCAGACCACCAAGATCTTCCTGGCCGCGCGTGAGCCGATCACGGTGACCAAGCTCTCCTCACGGGGCGGCGGCCTCTCGATGCTGGTCCGCCCCGGCCTGCGCGCCACGAGCCTCGAGGTGAACCAGGTCTCGGGCGTCAGCGGCTTCGTGCTCCCCGGCGATCGCGTCGACGTCCTCTGCACCGTGGACGGCCGCGGCGCCGATCAGGAAGCGCAGACCAAGACCATCCTCCAGAACGCCGAGGTGCTCGCTTCGGGCCAGAAGACGACCCAGCAGGACAACAAGCCGATCACCGTCCAGGCCGTGACGATCCTGGTCGACCCGGCCGGCGCCGAGAGACTCGCCCTCGGACTCCACGAGGGCAAGATCCACCTGGTGCTCCGGAACCCGGAGGACGCCGACACGATGCGCGTTGCCGGTCTATCCACAGGCGAGATGCTCGATGGCAGGCCGGGGCCCAAGCTGGCGAAAGCGGTCAAGCATTCGCTCAACAAGACGGGAACGGCCGTGGCTGCGGCGACCGTGCCTCATATGCCTGCCACCCGGCCGGTGAAGCCTACGGTTCGCATCATCCGTGAAGCCAAGGTGACGGAGCTTCCCGCGCTGCGCGATAGCGTCCGATGA
- a CDS encoding TadE/TadG family type IV pilus assembly protein → MSVQHDDVARASAGRAPREAGRRESGVALIEAAFVLPILLVLAMGMLDFGRAFQTKSVLDQAAREGARIAVITDPDLASVSGRVNEILAPAGIAATAVTVTGPDAGTKLDHVTVTATFTFMTPGIYALVGGDYGNTISMSSQCVMRHETGGDPSAP, encoded by the coding sequence ATGAGTGTGCAGCACGACGACGTGGCGCGCGCATCCGCGGGTCGCGCTCCTCGGGAAGCCGGGCGGCGGGAGAGCGGCGTGGCGCTGATCGAGGCCGCGTTCGTCCTCCCGATCCTCCTCGTGCTCGCGATGGGAATGCTCGACTTCGGCCGCGCGTTCCAGACGAAGAGCGTACTCGACCAGGCCGCTCGCGAGGGCGCGCGCATCGCCGTGATCACGGACCCGGACCTGGCGAGCGTCAGCGGCCGCGTGAACGAGATCCTGGCTCCGGCGGGCATTGCCGCGACGGCGGTCACGGTGACCGGTCCCGACGCCGGCACCAAGCTGGATCACGTCACCGTGACCGCCACGTTCACGTTCATGACCCCAGGGATCTACGCCCTCGTGGGCGGCGATTACGGCAACACCATTTCCATGTCGAGTCAGTGCGTGATGCGTCACGAAACCGGCGGAGACCCGTCGGCCCCTTAG